CACCAATGCCTAGTGCCAAATTGATATTACTATTTCAGTTCGTCTGATGTTTGAAAAGTACTTTTTGAGCTTCAAATGATAAACTTTATTTATGTTCTTTCCTTGATTAGATGCTACAATCCAGAAACTTGAAGCAACTGCGAAATCTGATGGATTGGAAATGGAGACTTTGAAGTCTAAATTGGAAGAGTTGAATCTTGAATCAAGACAGAAAGGAGatgaattgataaatttgagCAACATCTCACAGAATTTAGAGAAAGAGAAGTGTGAACTTATATCTAGCAACAAAGATGTTGCTGACAGATTAGAAATGGCACTTCAGGAAGTAAAGAACCTTCATGATTTTGTCAATTTTCTGGCTATGAAACTCACTGAATTGGATAATCAAAGTCGAACCTTTTCAGAGAAGGTCATTCATCTTAATGCTTTATTTGACAATTGGTTTAAGATGGTCCATGAAGAGAAAGAACTTGCCGGTCAACATGCTGGAAACAAATTTGACCAGCTCCACAATCAGTATACATGTATTGTTTCAGAGAGAAATTCTCTACAATTGTCTAATCAGGACTTAAACAATAAGATCATAGCAATTCAGAAAGATCAAGAATGTGCAATGGTGCAGCATGCAGAAGAATGTCATTTAACAGAAGAGAAAATTAGGAATTTAGAATCTGAAATAGAAAGCCTTTGCtctaagaaaatgaaattggaaGTGCTGGTTACTAACTTGCGGGGGGATATTGAAACTTTATCAGAAAATTCAAAACTATCTGATAAGAACATGGTAAAACTCTTCCACAATTTTGGATTCTTATGTGCTGCTATTTGGCTTCATTTGATGTAATGAATTTAACTATGCAGCAAGAGGTGCTATCAAAGCTTGCTCAATTAGAAATTGAGAACAAGGATTTCACAGACAAGCAACAGTTGGATCTAATGAAAAAAGATGACGAAATTAATCATTTGCAGAAGGAAATTGAGAAATATGAAGAACGTCTGGGATCACTGGACAACCAAATCAGTCAGATCACAAATGCACTGGAGGAGAAAGATCGACATCTTTTGGAACTTAAGAACAGGGAGAAAGAGTTGGGAGATCAAAAGGCTGAGGTGTTCTAACACATTCATCTTATTATTATCTATTAAAAGTATAACCAGTTGAATGTATTTAACACCTTGTAATTGATCACAGATTCAAGAATCTTTGATTGACACCGAAAGCAGACTTACAGAAGCTAAGAAGCAGTATGAACTGATGTTAGAAAGTAAGCAACTAGAGCTTTCAAGGCATTTAAAGGATATATCTCAAAAAAATGATCAGGTCAACTTCTATAagtaattaattcatttatatgTTGTATAAACTTTACATTTTTGCAACTGACCCTGTCAGGCTTTTTGATCAGGCCATTAATGAAATACGGCAAAAATATGAGATGGAGAAGGTGGAGAGTATCAACCTTGAGAAGGAAAAGGTTTGCTGATTGttctttattagttttttaataattattctaTGTAAGTGTGTTTTTCACAGGTTTCATGTTCAGGCTGACAAACTTGTTGGAGAGATGAAAAAGAAATGTGAGCAGCAGCTTGTGGAATGCAAAGAAGAATCTAGGCAGTACTTGTTGCGTGTACGAGAAGAACATGCTGTTCTTGTATGTAGTAAAATACAATTTGAAAGACTTGATTATTTTCCATATAAAAAACTTGTTGTAGTAAACAACATTGGATTGTCTCAGTTTAAGCCTGAATAACTTTGCAGGTTAGTTGCATTCAACAAGAACATGACAAGAGGGAAATGAATCTTTTATCCTGTCACAAAGATGAGATAAAGCGCATCCAACTTCATGCCGAAAATGAATTGAGAGAAGTGCTTGCCTTATGACTATTTCTGTGTCCATgcttaatatttgatatttcacATCTTGTTCTATTGGTGGTATGTGATCTGCGTCGCTTTTACAGAAAATAATATCACTTAGGAATGAACATGATGGTCAGTTAAGCACTTTGAAGTGTAAGCATGAGGATGAGTGTAGAAGACTGCAGGAGGAATTGGATATTCAGAAATCTAAAGTATCTCCTCTGAATTACTTGCTGTTAATATTAGTTGTACTTTCATTACTATgttcattttatatttcaattccAGGAGGAGAAGCAAAGGGCTTTATTGCAGATGCAGTGGAAAGTAATGGGTAACAATTTGGGAGAAGACCAAGAAGTAACTTCTAGGAAGGTTTGACTTTATAGTTTATACATCAGATATATTCCTACTATATTACAGTATTGCAGTGTGAATTTAAGCTCTCTGCtgtgttcaattttttttacaactGCAACTCATAAGAAAATACTTAATCCTGTTTCCTCTAACTGAAACTACTTAGCATACTCCATACTATAAAATGATAAACTACTTATTATGCCAGTGATTATAATTCCTTGCTATATATTCCGTCcacaaaaaatggtcaaaagggAAAACTCAGGGATTTAGGAAATAGTATTTAATGTTCTGCTTGGTATTTAATTTATTCGATTATTTTCAGGCTTATCCTTCATAAAtgtagttttcttttttaagtcTAACTTAGCAactttatttacaatttaaaatggAATAGTATTCTAGTACTCCATATagtatatgataattttatggtACATCTAAAAATAGTAAGTAGGCCAAGCACCTTATAGTTTATGGTACACCTTGTAATTTTAGAAGAAGTCTTGTGTTCAATTCCCCTTGTACCTAAAAAAGGTTGTAAGCAGGAATGTTTTGACAAACAGATGGGGTatagaaaagaatgatgataTTGGCATATAATCCCTGTtatattatttgacaaattagtgaaagcttaaaatttttaattgtacACATCTAAATGCAAAGGATGCCATAGTTTCTCTTGCATGATGCTAATGCTTCATATTTGAAATAGCTTATCACACCAATGGAAAGATCAGAACTAGGAAGTGAGCCCGTGAGGCTCTCATCACAAGGGGTATGGAGAAGAATGATGTATGCAGCCTTACCCCTATTTTTAGAGGGGTTGTTCCAAATGCTTGATCCCATGGCCTAATGGTCAATAGGTGAACAATTGGTCACATATCGTGgccaaatataatttttgctAGCACACCAATAGAATGaacaaaatgaaataattttttggaGCTGCTATGTGATTTCTTCTAACGTAAAGAAGGAAGTGAAATaagtttcattatttattagtaCAGTGATAATATAATGAGTATTTAGATTTATGTTTGTCTTATCTTTGAGAGATGGGAAAGCATCTTCCTATGTGGGATTTTGAATGTGGAGAGTATGGCCACTTGTGTAAATAAAATCATGCCATCATATCTGGATTGAAAACTGTATCATTTGCAGAACTATTCTGTTTCATCAGCAAAGAAAAAACATTCTGAAAATGGAAAATGGGACCATCATGCAGTAGACCAAGAAGAAGTACAGGAGAAGGTATGCATCAAAAGAAAAGATGATTCTTTCCTTTTTGTTCAATGTCTGCAATACTATGGCCCTCATAGCTTATATTTCTTTGGTTTTCTCTAGGATTCCACTTATTTGAGAGCAAATGGAACACCGGTGTCAAACTTGCTTAGGAAAGTGGACAAGGTTAATACAGGAAGTGTTATGAGTCTTCCTAAGAGTAGAAAGGTAAGGACCACAATGAATTAGCAATTAATGCATTCATGGTGTGGCTGTGGAAGATAATTTAAAGCTTAGGCTGCATATGCCTTTATTTCTGTCCAATGGATTGAACTTTAAATCTgcaaaagcaaaagaaaacaaaaagcatgttcatattacattttattctaaCTTCTAAACATAGGTGGCCTGTCTTAGCCTCTTGACTTTTTCATTGATGGGTATATCTTCTTAGATAATGCCAAGTATTATTTCAGCACTTTATTTTCATCTCTATCAGTGAAAAAGGACTACCAACCCCCTCCCCTTCTCCAACTAGCCCTTTTTCTAGTTTTGACTTCTTAAAAGTTTATATTCCAGGTTACCCATCATGAATATGAAGTTGAGACAAAAAATGATGGAACAGTTACCAAAAGGAGGAGAACAAAGAGCACAGTCATGTTTGGGGCACATGTATTCATTCTTTAACAATTCATGCTATTTTCTTCACTATGTATGACTTTATATTCATAGTTAGTACTATGAGAAATACAGAATAATCTAATCCTACATAACTTTTTGGTTAGAATCAGGAGATGAGGAAgccaaagaagaaagaaactcCAAAAGCCAATACTCCAAGACATGCTTTAAAGGTATTGATCTTTCCTAGCAAGGTTCCAATTTCCTGTGGTTTTCCTTTAGAATCCTAGATTAATTAATTGTACAGTCATGAAAGATTCAACTATAAACTCTACAATCTGCCCAATCAAGTTGTACCATTAGCCCATTAGGAATTCTGTTTTCCATATCTGTTCCTTTGTTAACTGATTCTAACATCTACTATATCAATGTAGGGAACTAAGGAGACAGTTCGTACAAAACCTGCCAATATAGGTGACTTGTTCTCTGAAGGATCTTTGAATCCATACACAGATGATCCATATGCATTTGATTAGAGGTACTTGCATCTCATTATACTCAAAAAATTACGAAATTATTAATCTGCACTATATAGTCTCTAGTCTCCAACTCTTTGAATCagtgttgcaacttgcaagtttGATGGGGTGTTTGGTATAGCTTATGTAATTAGATTTTTGGTTTATTGATAAAATAATCACTTTTCTACATATTTGCATAAATTGTGGAGTATGATTTGTAAACACCTTTTAgcttatttaaacaaaaaatctcTAAGTAACTTGAAATAGACTCTGGAttattcataattcataatcatAGGCTTTACCAATGCGTAATAAATCTCTTTCTTCTACTACCCAAACACTCAACTTACCATGTGGTTGTATAAACTTAAGTTCACTTTGCAGTATTGTATAAATGCAGTTGTTATCCGGCATACAACATCCGAGCCAACCTCTCAGTTTTTACCAACTTTGCACTATCAACGGATCAAATATTTTCTTACGTGGTTAACTTTCATCAACCAAAGAGAACATTTCTGTGCTATGACAATGGGTTTACGGGGTgcaaaatgttttgaaaatttctCACTCATACATTTGCAATGCCTAATACCATCttgtttcaatttttgtttctttattttttcaattatgttcTCGTATTTCAGTATTTCAATTCTTATGCCAGATTTAAATTAAGTAATATGCCTACTGGGAGAATTCTCAGCCAATTATCTTTAATATTTCTCAGGTGCAGAAAATGTGGACTTCTTGTTCAACGTTCTGGCCTGCTCATTCTATCTGAGAAAATATCTGCGTGTATTCTTTTGTCTATTGCGACGAGCAGCTATTTGTGCACATTTTGAAACTGATGCTTGAAAATGTACAAAAAGAACCAATCAGTAAACCGCAGAAGGAAGGTTGTTGTAGATATTCATACACAATCAGACAATtacaatgtatatatagtttgtaCAAAAACTCTTGCTGTGGAAGAAAGGCAGACATACTGATACTGATCACTCATAGTTGCCAATTTAATGCTCCTCAATAACTActtttttgaacttttttttgaaaacacttttttgaactttaatttgagGAGAATTAAGAAATGCTGGCTCACTGGCTGTTAAAGATGTAATGCGTcagtgt
This portion of the Ipomoea triloba cultivar NCNSP0323 chromosome 5, ASM357664v1 genome encodes:
- the LOC116019352 gene encoding synaptonemal complex protein 1-like isoform X1, with translation MSKLVGLSGLSSLDRVKSLTASRSGVAQSFSIPARVSSDSVSAGSFVNLKLTAEKLVKEQASAKTDLQLAYSKLKKLTEDIGVLEEKLQNAYNENAKLKVKQKEDEKLWNGLDSKFSSTKTLCDQLTETLQHLAGQVQEAEKNKAFFEDKLSASSVALDNLHDQMKALSLRVESLEETIRNCGKELKELGVEKEKMEEYFRDEQNKATSIIAEKDATIQKLEATAKSDGLEMETLKSKLEELNLESRQKGDELINLSNISQNLEKEKCELISSNKDVADRLEMALQEVKNLHDFVNFLAMKLTELDNQSRTFSEKVIHLNALFDNWFKMVHEEKELAGQHAGNKFDQLHNQYTCIVSERNSLQLSNQDLNNKIIAIQKDQECAMVQHAEECHLTEEKIRNLESEIESLCSKKMKLEVLVTNLRGDIETLSENSKLSDKNMQEVLSKLAQLEIENKDFTDKQQLDLMKKDDEINHLQKEIEKYEERLGSLDNQISQITNALEEKDRHLLELKNREKELGDQKAEIQESLIDTESRLTEAKKQYELMLESKQLELSRHLKDISQKNDQAINEIRQKYEMEKVESINLEKEKADKLVGEMKKKCEQQLVECKEESRQYLLRVREEHAVLVSCIQQEHDKREMNLLSCHKDEIKRIQLHAENELREKIISLRNEHDGQLSTLKCKHEDECRRLQEELDIQKSKEEKQRALLQMQWKVMGNNLGEDQEVTSRKNYSVSSAKKKHSENGKWDHHAVDQEEVQEKDSTYLRANGTPVSNLLRKVDKVNTGSVMSLPKSRKFIFQVTHHEYEVETKNDGTVTKRRRTKSTVMFGAHNQEMRKPKKKETPKANTPRHALKGTKETVRTKPANIGDLFSEGSLNPYTDDPYAFD
- the LOC116019352 gene encoding synaptonemal complex protein 1-like isoform X2, producing MSKLVGLSGLSSLDRVKSLTASRSGVAQSFSIPARVSSDSVSAGSFVNLKLTAEKLVKEQASAKTDLQLAYSKLKKLTEDIGVLEEKLQNAYNENAKLKVKQKEDEKLWNGLDSKFSSTKTLCDQLTETLQHLAGQVQEAEKNKAFFEDKLSASSVALDNLHDQMKALSLRVESLEETIRNCGKELKELGVEKEKMEEYFRDEQNKATSIIAEKDATIQKLEATAKSDGLEMETLKSKLEELNLESRQKGDELINLSNISQNLEKEKCELISSNKDVADRLEMALQEVKNLHDFVNFLAMKLTELDNQSRTFSEKVIHLNALFDNWFKMVHEEKELAGQHAGNKFDQLHNQYTCIVSERNSLQLSNQDLNNKIIAIQKDQECAMVQHAEECHLTEEKIRNLESEIESLCSKKMKLEVLVTNLRGDIETLSENSKLSDKNMQEVLSKLAQLEIENKDFTDKQQLDLMKKDDEINHLQKEIEKYEERLGSLDNQISQITNALEEKDRHLLELKNREKELGDQKAEIQESLIDTESRLTEAKKQYELMLESKQLELSRHLKDISQKNDQAINEIRQKYEMEKVESINLEKEKADKLVGEMKKKCEQQLVECKEESRQYLLRVREEHAVLVSCIQQEHDKREMNLLSCHKDEIKRIQLHAENELREKIISLRNEHDGQLSTLKCKHEDECRRLQEELDIQKSKEEKQRALLQMQWKVMGNNLGEDQEVTSRKNYSVSSAKKKHSENGKWDHHAVDQEEVQEKDSTYLRANGTPVSNLLRKVDKVNTGSVMSLPKSRKFIFQVTHHEYEVETKNDGTVTKRRRTKSTVMFGAHEMRKPKKKETPKANTPRHALKGTKETVRTKPANIGDLFSEGSLNPYTDDPYAFD
- the LOC116019352 gene encoding synaptonemal complex protein 1-like isoform X3, which translates into the protein MSKLVGLSGLSSLDRVKSLTASRSGVAQSFSIPARVSSDSVSAGSFVNLKLTAEKLVKEQASAKTDLQLAYSKLKKLTEDIGVLEEKLQNAYNENAKLKVKQKEDEKLWNGLDSKFSSTKTLCDQLTETLQHLAGQVQEAEKNKAFFEDKLSASSVALDNLHDQMKALSLRVESLEETIRNCGKELKELGVEKEKMEEYFRDEQNKATSIIAEKDATIQKLEATAKSDGLEMETLKSKLEELNLESRQKGDELINLSNISQNLEKEKCELISSNKDVADRLEMALQEVKNLHDFVNFLAMKLTELDNQSRTFSEKVIHLNALFDNWFKMVHEEKELAGQHAGNKFDQLHNQYTCIVSERNSLQLSNQDLNNKIIAIQKDQECAMVQHAEECHLTEEKIRNLESEIESLCSKKMKLEVLVTNLRGDIETLSENSKLSDKNMQEVLSKLAQLEIENKDFTDKQQLDLMKKDDEINHLQKEIEKYEERLGSLDNQISQITNALEEKDRHLLELKNREKELGDQKAEIQESLIDTESRLTEAKKQYELMLESKQLELSRHLKDISQKNDQAINEIRQKYEMEKVESINLEKEKADKLVGEMKKKCEQQLVECKEESRQYLLRVREEHAVLVSCIQQEHDKREMNLLSCHKDEIKRIQLHAENELREKIISLRNEHDGQLSTLKCKHEDECRRLQEELDIQKSKEEKQRALLQMQWKVMGNNLGEDQEVTSRKNYSVSSAKKKHSENGKWDHHAVDQEEVQEKDSTYLRANGTPVSNLLRKVDKVNTGSVMSLPKSRKVTHHEYEVETKNDGTVTKRRRTKSTVMFGAHNQEMRKPKKKETPKANTPRHALKGTKETVRTKPANIGDLFSEGSLNPYTDDPYAFD
- the LOC116019352 gene encoding synaptonemal complex protein 1-like isoform X4; translation: MSKLVGLSGLSSLDRVKSLTASRSGVAQSFSIPARVSSDSVSAGSFVNLKLTAEKLVKEQASAKTDLQLAYSKLKKLTEDIGVLEEKLQNAYNENAKLKVKQKEDEKLWNGLDSKFSSTKTLCDQLTETLQHLAGQVQEAEKNKAFFEDKLSASSVALDNLHDQMKALSLRVESLEETIRNCGKELKELGVEKEKMEEYFRDEQNKATSIIAEKDATIQKLEATAKSDGLEMETLKSKLEELNLESRQKGDELINLSNISQNLEKEKCELISSNKDVADRLEMALQEVKNLHDFVNFLAMKLTELDNQSRTFSEKVIHLNALFDNWFKMVHEEKELAGQHAGNKFDQLHNQYTCIVSERNSLQLSNQDLNNKIIAIQKDQECAMVQHAEECHLTEEKIRNLESEIESLCSKKMKLEVLVTNLRGDIETLSENSKLSDKNMQEVLSKLAQLEIENKDFTDKQQLDLMKKDDEINHLQKEIEKYEERLGSLDNQISQITNALEEKDRHLLELKNREKELGDQKAEIQESLIDTESRLTEAKKQYELMLESKQLELSRHLKDISQKNDQAINEIRQKYEMEKVESINLEKEKADKLVGEMKKKCEQQLVECKEESRQYLLRVREEHAVLVSCIQQEHDKREMNLLSCHKDEIKRIQLHAENELREKIISLRNEHDGQLSTLKCKHEDECRRLQEELDIQKSKEEKQRALLQMQWKVMGNNLGEDQEVTSRKNYSVSSAKKKHSENGKWDHHAVDQEEVQEKDSTYLRANGTPVSNLLRKVDKVNTGSVMSLPKSRKVTHHEYEVETKNDGTVTKRRRTKSTVMFGAHEMRKPKKKETPKANTPRHALKGTKETVRTKPANIGDLFSEGSLNPYTDDPYAFD